The following coding sequences lie in one Lolium perenne isolate Kyuss_39 chromosome 2, Kyuss_2.0, whole genome shotgun sequence genomic window:
- the LOC127332670 gene encoding 3-oxoacyl-[acyl-carrier-protein] synthase II, chloroplastic: MAAAAPPLCTWLVAAGSHADCGAEESRSHQHRQTQCLDGGSGASMFGPRRDRRPIGARRHSSARSGMAMAVALQPERVIVEKKRPDVKQRRVVVTGMGVVTPLGHDPDEFYSNLLNGNSGISEIETFDCSKFPTRIAGEIKSFSTDGWVAPKLAKRMDKFMLYLITAGKKALENGGLTEEVRNELDKTRCGVLIGSAMGGMKVFNDAIEALRVSYRKMNPFCVPFATTNMGSAILAMDLGWMGPNYSISTACATSNFCILNAANHIRRGEADVMLCGGSDAPLIPIGLGGFVACRALSQRNSDPTKASRPWDMGRDGFVMGEGAGVLVLEELEHAKQRGATIYAEFLGGSFTCDAYHMTEPHPEGTGITLCIEKALADSGVTREEINYVNAHATSTQSGDLKEYEAIVRCFGQNPELRVNSTKSMTGHLIGAAGGIEAVASIQAIRTGWVHPNLNLENPEKIVDVGVLVGSKKERCEVKVALSNSFGFGGHNSSILFAPLK; the protein is encoded by the exons ATGGCGGCAGCTGCGCCACCGCTCTGCACGTGGCTCGTCGCCGCGGGCTCGCACGCCGACTGCGGCGCGGAGGAGAGCCGCAGCCACCAGCACCGCCAGACGCAGTGCCTTGATGGCGGCTCCGGCGCCTCCATGTTCGGCCCGCGCCGCGACCGCCGCCCCATCGGGGCCAGGCGCCACAGCTCGGCGCGCTCTG GAATGGCCATGGCTGTTGCTTTGCAGCCTGAAAGGGTAATCGTCGAGAAGAAGAGACCTGATGTTAAACAAAGGAGGGTGGTTGTCACTGGCATGGGTGTAGTGACGCCACTGGGCCATGATCCTGATGAGTTTTACAGCAACCTTCTGAACGGCAATAGTGGAATAAGCGAGATTGAGACTTTTGACTGctccaaattccccacg AGAATTGCAGGAGAAATCAAATCATTTTCTACCGATGGTTGGGTTGCACCCAAGCTAGCTAAGAGGATGGACAAGTTCATGTTGTATttgattactgctggtaagaaggCATTGGAAAACGGTGGGCTCACTGAAGAAGTCAGGAATGAGTTGGATAAAACCAGATGTGGGGTTCTTATTGGCTCTGCGATGGGCGGCATGAAG GTATTCAATGACGCCATTGAAGCGCTGAGGGTGTCTTACAGGAAAATGAACCCATTTTGTGTTCCCTTTGCAACTACTAATATGGGTTCTGCAATACTTGCAATGGATCTG GGATGGATGGGGCCAAATTATTCTATTTCCACTGCTTGTGCCACCAGTAACTTCTGTATCCTCAATGCAGCAAACCATATCAGAAGAGGGGAAGCA GATGTCATGCTCTGTGGTGGTTCTGATGCGCCACTCATCCCAATTG GATTGGGAGGTTTTGTTGCCTGCAGAGCTCTTTCACAGAGGAACAGTGACCCAACAAAAGCTTCCCGGCCCTGGGATATG GGCCGTGATGGTTTCGTTATGGGAGAAGGGGCAGGTGTTCTAGTATTGGAAGAACTTGAGCATGCTAAG CAAAGAGGTGCAACGATATACGCTGAATTTCTTGGTGGAAGCTTCACATGCGATGCGTATCACATGACTGAGCCACATCCTGAAG GAACGGGGATCACTCTCTGCATTGAGAAGGCACTGGCTGATTCAGGGGTAACAAGGGAAGAAATTAACTATGTGAATGCCCATGCAACATCTACACAATCAGGCGATTTGAAGGAGTATGAAGCCATCGTTCGTTGCTTTGGCCAGAACCCTGAG CTAAGGGTGAACTCAACAAAATCAATGACCGGGCATCTTATAGGAGCAGCTGGTGGAATAGAAGCTGTTGCTTCTATACAG GCTATAAGAACTGGTTGGGTCCATCCAAATCTGAATTTGGAAAACCCAGAAAAAATAGTG GACGTCGGCGTGTTGGTGGGATCAAAGAAGGAGAGATGTGAAGTAAAGGTGGCCCTGTCAAACTCATTTGGATTTGGTGGGCACAACTCATCAATTCTGTTTGCCCCCTTGAAGTAA